The stretch of DNA NNNNNNNNNNNNNNNNNNNNNNNNNNNNNNNNNNNNNNNNNNNNNNNNNNNNNNNNNNNNNNNNNNNNNNNNNNNNNNNNNNNNNNNNNNNNNNNNNNNNNNNNNNNNNNNNNNNNNNNNNNNNNNNNNNNNNNNNNNNNNNNNNNNNNNNNNNNNNNNNNNNNNTCAGTTttctttgtccgtccgcactttttctaacctcggtagtttacattctatttaaggctaaagttggTCATAATCGTCCCTCTGGCTACaatatagaacaggccaccacccaCGGgtggtggttaaagtttcatgggtcgcggctcatacagcatataCCGACACCTCCAaagagagatctatatatatatatatatatatatatatatatatatatatatatatatatatatatatatgtatatgtctgtgtggGTAACTGCTGATCACTTTTTACAAGATACATATGttattgcaatagccacaattacacacaaacacacgcacacacacacacacacacacacacacatatatatatatgtatatatatatatatatatataatatatgtatatataaattaatatatgcatgtatgtttatatgaaactatgtacatgtatatacaggCCATATGTATAAGTATGGATAAATATCTATCCAtttaacacacatatacacaaaaacacagcCGTATATAGAACAAGTGTATTTATTAAAATTGGTCCTTCACCAtccttctacgggctgctctatgagcaagagcccgtgctggcataaggccagcttaatctcaacaCACCATCCTTAAAATTGGTGAAAGTCTTTATCTCTGCAAGAGAAGTGAAAGGACATTCTtctttaatatatacaaatacaataataataaaataaggcaTGGAGAGTAATATATTAACaattgttattatattaattattattattattattattattattattattattattattattattattattattattattattatacacaagacacgagaaaaaatgtatatagtaaatataacataaattgaaatgaagaaaaatatgtagAAAGTGCGCCGCGGTTTCTTCTTCGGCGCATTTGAGTTTTCTTTGCAGTGTAtaacgaaactctcagccaaggccaatgaaactttcagctacagaCCGGGTGGTGGCCTTGCGTTTTGGCACCTATATGCGTGCTAGTCGTACggtcatagctaactttaaccttaggtaaaatataaactaactgatgttagaaggttgcaattttgtatgtttggtgatgggggggggggttgttaggtggaggttggatgatcaatataccaatttgcaggcccTCTAAGCCCTCAAAGCAGTTTTTTAagggtctgagggcggacaggaaaagtgggGAACGGTCAGACAAATAGAAatctcaatagtttcttttacagaaaactaaacttcAATATCCCATGAACCTACTCTGTCGCGAACTtacgaaataacaaaaaaaaaaaaaaaaaaaaaaaaagaaaaaaaaaaaaaaaaaaaaaacaaattaaagaaacATTGCTATAAACTGAAACCTTCATCCTGTAATTAAGAATGTCAGCGGCTGGTTCTCATTCCTATATTTTATTCCTTAATGAATTCATGTGGATTTAAATCATGAGGAAGGAAAACGACTCAAGTATTTATAAACAAGCGCTGGCCTCATTTTTTCGGCGTATGCACCTGACATCAATTAGTTGTCCTCCTGCTTGTTAATGAAGTGACATCGggtatatgatatacacacacacacacacacacacacacacatatatatatatatatatatatatatatatcgtatatatatatatacatatatatatttatatatttgacatatatgtaaatatatatatatatatatatatatatcataaatatgcataaaatatatatataaatatatatatatatatatatatataaaatatatgacatatatatatatatatatatatatatatatatatatacacacacacacatatacacacacatatatatatatatatatatatatatatcatatatatgtatatcatatatgatatgtattatttgcacacacacatatatatatatatatatatataatatatatatatatatatatatatatatatatatatatatatatatatatatgtatatatatatatgtatattgtatatatatatatactataatatatataatatatatatatatatactatattaaactCTCGCAGGGATTTATATCACGGGATGAAAATGAAGACCCCACAAATAAAGCCACTAACTATAAAACCAAATTTATTGGGAATTTCATCTTTTGGAAGAGTTACACTTCCCTCAGGTGTAGTATATCTCCTTCGGAAAGTGTCTCTTTTTCTCATCTTGACGCCCCTTAAGGATTCCATTTCCCCTGGGAAAGTATAAATTCTCCTCTTCAGCGGATTTCTTTTTTCTCCTCAAGGAATTAGTATATCTTCTTTAGCGGATTATATAACCGAGAGGAATTACATTTCCTTTAGCTAATTATATCTTCCAAAGGAATTACATCTTTTAGGAATGATATCTTCTAAAGGAATTACATCTTTTAGAAATTATATCTTCTATAAGAGTTACATCTTTTGGAAATTATATCTTCTAAAGGAATTACGTCTTTTAGAATGATATCTTTCTAAAGGAATTACATCTTATAGTTATATATTCCAAAGGAATTACAATCTTTCAGAATATTATATCTTCTAAAGGAATTACGTCTTTTAGAAATTACATCTTCTGAAGGAATTACATCTTTTAGAAATTATATCTTTTAAAAGAAATACAATCTTTCAGAAATTATATGTCCTGAAGGAATTACGTCTTttagaaaattacatttctaaAGGAATTGGCATCTTCAGAAATTACAAATCTTCTAAAGGAATTTACATCTTTCAGAATTACATCTTCTAAAGGAATTACATCTTTCAGAAATTATATCTTCTAAAAGGGAATTACATTCTTTCCAGGAAATTTACATCTTCTAAAGGAATTGAAAATTTTTTAGGAAATTATAGTCTTTCTTAAAGGAATTACAATTCTTTCAAAGGAATTACATCTTTCAAAGGAAAATTACACTTCTTTAGAAATAATATCTTCTAAAGGAATTACATCTTTCAGAAATTACATCTTCTAAAGGAATTACATCTTTCAGAAATTACATCTTTTAGAAATAATATCTTCTAAAGGAATTACATCTTTTAGAAATTACATCTTCTAAAGGAATTACATCTTTTAGAAATTACATCCTCTAGAAGGAATTGCATCATTTAGAAATAATATCCTCCAAAAGAATAAAACTTTCTTCgggaaattacatttttttttcattgaattatATCCTTCTCAGGAGATTATATCCTTTAATCTGTTGTTTATTCCTGGTCATTATCACCTTCATCATCATACTCGTCTTGGGCGGATCTCCTCAACCTCAACGTCTCCTCGTTAGCCATCTGCTCTTCCagctctctctttattttgaagGGTACCGCGATCTCTGTTGATTATGAGATGTAATTAATAATATGCTGGAGGtatgtacacactcacacacacccacactcacatacacaccacacacacaacacacacacacacacacacacacacatatatatacgtatatatatatatataatgtttatattcagatatatatatacatatattaatatatatacatatataatatatatgcacaaatacatacatatttttgtataaacatatataaaatatactaaatgTAAGTATATACCACTAGGGGTCTAGatcttattgttattgttttgttaacAATTACAATGTAAATTATCTAtcgctgtataaaaaaaaatccataaaatatcAATAGTATTCACCTGttactccccccaaaaaatttaatctataatcatatataaaagtctttctaaaaaatataaataacatttatcaATGCAAAAGAACGATACAACATTGATGTCAAATGAAGAGGAAAGAGTGGAATGTAACAGTTCCTGAATCTGGCTAACAGATTGTCAGGGGTCCCAACGAGACATGCAAGCAAGCGGGACTTACTGGGAACACAGCAAGAACAGGACCCACTGCCGCAGGTGCCCACTGTCAGCTCCTTCTTCGCCTTACACTTCGTCTTGCACTTGGCCAAAGAGGTCGTGAAGGGTTCCTGGTACCaattattagggaaaaaaaagGATGGATCTGTTAAGGAGCATTTCTAATTTGAAGGCCGATGGGATGGGCATCCTATTAGCCTCCTCAAGTCTGAGGAACTTTGGGAATATCTCAGAAATTGTCGAACAGTGTTTTGTCTTCTTTGGAGTTTTCTTGTTAGTTATTGCTTTTATAATGACGGTTGCTTTCGTAGCTTTTGATaatagagattctctctctctctcctctctctctctttatatatatacatatatataaaatacattatatatacatacatatgtatagaatatatatatgtatatatatatacagtatgaccTTTTTATTCGTAAGCTACAAATACCACTTATACATCGCATTCTCTATACCTTCAGAACAGCCTAACAAGTTACACCTACTGTGAACTATATCTCATACGAGTCTATGCCACGGCCAAAGTTCTAACCTGGgcttttggttttgatacagtgataaatggtatatatatatatgtatatgtatattttattatgaacAGCCCATATGACTTTCAACCCTATACGTCTTCAAGTAATCATAAGCTAATTCTAGAATTCCAGTTGAttaaaaattagttattttcaAACTCCTTTCAGCACTCCAAAAGGAAAGTCACTCACCCCAATACCAGGTGACAGCTGAGTCAGACCACACTTGTTCTTTCGGCATTTGGGGGGTTTCCCCCCAGGGGCCTTGCCAGAGGAACCGCTAGGGGACCCACCAGATGCCCCACCTCCAGGCAGAGGTCCAGGTAGTGCAAGATCTATAGTGGAGGGAGAGACAAGAAGATACAGAAGGAGAAATACTTATCTCATATCACAATGGCCCCTTAACTTCTCTAGTGCCTAAATATCTAAATCATC from Macrobrachium nipponense isolate FS-2020 chromosome 18, ASM1510439v2, whole genome shotgun sequence encodes:
- the LOC135196845 gene encoding uncharacterized protein LOC135196845; this translates as MGSPSLLLSAFLLLTLAQVFPSEAQLPLDVCPLNPLGPLNYPGEQFRACVGLCRTACKADERSDGLCYRSKCLCCIKDLALPGPLPGGGASGGSPSGSSGKAPGGKPPKCRKNKCGLTQLSPGIGEPFTTSLAKCKTKCKAKKELTVGTCGSGSCSCCVPKIAVPFKIKRELEEQMANEETLRLRRSAQDEYDDEGDNDQE